One genomic segment of Sanyastnella coralliicola includes these proteins:
- a CDS encoding lysoplasmalogenase — translation MKKQTRLLVIIYLIWLIAELYTETIQWDYPVLHGIMKGGLMPILTIISTLARKSFGKLFPFFILAQLFSWFGDILLLGSENESYFIAGLSSFLIAQLLYALTFFKAVDTNFEQIVLRKYPLTLIIPVALSGTIFSILKNDVGEMMIPVLFYTFAITTMLLGGIARWRKTSRYSFWFVALGAAIFMLSDTLIAFNRFHSPISYSDLYIMGTYGSAQLMLTLGIVAHVEEWRS, via the coding sequence ATGAAAAAGCAGACTAGACTTCTTGTTATCATTTATCTGATTTGGCTAATCGCCGAATTGTACACTGAAACAATCCAGTGGGACTACCCAGTGCTACACGGAATCATGAAGGGTGGTTTGATGCCAATCCTCACGATTATCTCTACGCTAGCGCGGAAATCATTTGGGAAACTATTTCCCTTCTTCATCCTAGCTCAACTCTTCTCTTGGTTTGGAGACATACTACTTCTCGGTTCTGAGAATGAGTCCTATTTCATTGCTGGTTTGAGTAGTTTTCTCATCGCACAATTGCTCTACGCATTGACCTTCTTCAAGGCGGTGGACACAAACTTTGAGCAGATTGTCTTGAGGAAATATCCGCTTACTCTAATCATTCCGGTGGCCCTTTCAGGAACCATCTTCAGCATCTTGAAAAATGATGTTGGGGAGATGATGATTCCGGTGCTTTTCTACACCTTCGCCATCACCACGATGCTGTTAGGAGGAATCGCCCGATGGCGAAAAACCAGTCGTTACAGTTTTTGGTTCGTGGCCTTAGGAGCAGCGATCTTCATGTTGTCAGACACGCTGATTGCATTTAACCGCTTCCACTCTCCTATTTCTTACAGTGATTTGTACATCATGGGCACCTATGGTTCTGCCCAGCTTATGCTCACGCTAGGTATCGTCGCGCACGTCGAAGAATGGCGTTCATAA
- a CDS encoding sterol desaturase family protein, protein MTIGIYTVVYELLEPITPWQMVDHWAAFILCFVAVDLAYYWSHRVSHQVNLFWTGHVVHHQSEEYNLSVALRQGAFQKMLMFWVYLPLAAIGFPPEWFLISIGFNLLYQFWIHTELIDRMGPLEYILNTPSHHRVHHGRNPKYIDKNHAGVFIIWDRMFGTFQQEEERPTYGITRPLNTFNPVMAHVQPFKELWADVGSIPSLGDKIRFLFASPGWYPESMGGFNAPPELTGKEEKYDRKIPLGLNIYLLVEYTILIGASAFILFTLENYTMNQKMLFLVFTLYQVFALGSIFDQSRSGVFLEAIRLALMMGFGVWLALVIGQIPVAATVIISGLVSTAWFAILRSRGRFDEKAD, encoded by the coding sequence TTGACCATCGGTATTTACACAGTCGTTTACGAACTCCTAGAGCCAATCACCCCATGGCAAATGGTTGATCACTGGGCAGCATTTATCCTCTGCTTCGTTGCCGTTGACCTCGCCTATTACTGGTCTCATCGTGTTAGTCATCAAGTGAATTTATTCTGGACAGGGCACGTAGTCCACCATCAAAGCGAGGAGTATAATCTCTCTGTTGCACTGCGTCAAGGTGCTTTCCAGAAGATGCTGATGTTTTGGGTTTACCTTCCGCTGGCTGCCATTGGATTTCCTCCTGAATGGTTCTTGATTTCCATTGGATTCAATCTGCTCTATCAGTTTTGGATACACACTGAACTCATCGACCGCATGGGGCCGTTGGAATACATTCTTAACACCCCATCGCATCATCGTGTACACCACGGTAGAAACCCAAAGTACATCGACAAGAACCACGCAGGGGTATTCATCATTTGGGACCGCATGTTCGGCACCTTCCAACAAGAAGAGGAACGACCGACCTACGGTATTACCCGTCCGCTCAACACCTTCAACCCCGTCATGGCGCACGTCCAGCCCTTCAAAGAACTCTGGGCAGACGTCGGCTCCATACCAAGTCTAGGAGATAAGATTCGCTTCTTATTCGCTTCTCCGGGCTGGTATCCAGAAAGCATGGGCGGTTTCAATGCTCCTCCAGAACTCACTGGTAAAGAGGAGAAATATGACCGCAAGATTCCTCTAGGATTAAACATCTACCTACTCGTTGAGTACACCATCCTCATTGGTGCTTCTGCTTTCATTCTGTTCACCCTAGAGAACTATACGATGAATCAGAAAATGCTCTTCTTGGTGTTCACCTTGTACCAAGTATTCGCTTTGGGTTCCATTTTCGATCAAAGCAGAAGTGGTGTTTTTCTTGAGGCGATCCGTCTCGCATTGATGATGGGCTTTGGTGTCTGGTTGGCGCTCGTCATTGGTCAGATTCCAGTGGCGGCCACCGTGATTATTTCGGGACTCGTTTCAACTGCCTGGTTCGCTATCTTGCGCTCCCGAGGAAGGTTCGATGAAAAAGCAGACTAG
- a CDS encoding outer membrane beta-barrel protein, producing MKKLILLMCLIAFSSASFAQNESDLAGVRLGATIGTQYSFMRYPADFIVNRVQGLGSFHAGAWMKVKVVDPLYVRVEGIYSQRNTKGDYVHQFQEDDGVWYFPIDSKVKDTFFEIPIIGEYYVTPEVSGYGGIHTAVLLNSDVTVDDATMAEVADNVDLTVEDITPPDRNNVEIGYILGIQYQVEPNIAVGCRLTRMLTTAYDIDQELDTRYGMYQFYLCIELN from the coding sequence ATGAAGAAGCTAATCCTTCTAATGTGCTTGATCGCCTTTTCAAGTGCTTCCTTCGCGCAAAACGAAAGCGATCTTGCAGGTGTTCGCCTAGGCGCTACCATCGGAACTCAATATTCATTTATGCGCTATCCTGCTGATTTCATTGTGAATCGAGTTCAAGGTCTTGGATCATTTCATGCTGGGGCTTGGATGAAGGTGAAAGTTGTAGATCCACTGTACGTTCGCGTTGAGGGGATTTACTCGCAGCGAAACACCAAGGGAGATTATGTTCATCAGTTTCAAGAAGATGATGGTGTTTGGTATTTCCCTATCGACAGCAAAGTGAAAGACACTTTCTTCGAAATACCGATTATCGGTGAGTATTACGTGACACCGGAAGTATCAGGGTATGGTGGAATCCATACGGCGGTTTTATTGAATTCTGATGTGACTGTTGATGATGCAACAATGGCAGAAGTAGCTGATAACGTTGATTTGACAGTGGAAGACATTACACCTCCAGATCGCAATAACGTAGAGATTGGATACATATTAGGTATCCAGTATCAAGTCGAGCCTAATATCGCGGTTGGATGTCGATTAACCAGAATGCTTACTACTGCCTACGATATTGATCAAGAGCTTGATACACGTTATGGTATGTATCAATTCTATTTGTGTATTGAGTTAAATTGA